A single genomic interval of Spirosoma taeanense harbors:
- a CDS encoding ABC transporter ATP-binding protein yields MSSILETRHIVKQYAEHRALDDVSLTVPQGSIFGLLGPNGAGKTSLIRIINQITAPDEGEVILAGERLNPSHIKRIGYLPEERGLYKKMKVGEQLLYLAQLKGLSEKQAMEKLKTWFVKFDIKTWWNKHVEDLSKGMQQKVQFVATVMHEPDLIILDEPFSGFDPINANLIKDEILELRDRGKTIIFSTHRMESVEELCDHIALINRSHKVLDGPKRAIKEQFKTHTYHVEYQGALGDLPPAFDMLKTTPVEDGFLRTDIRIPPDAAVNDLICLLLDRVAVRSFGENIPSMNDIFIQAVGEVPTT; encoded by the coding sequence ATGAGTTCAATTCTCGAAACCCGCCACATTGTTAAACAATACGCCGAACACCGGGCTTTGGACGACGTCAGTCTGACTGTCCCGCAGGGCAGCATCTTCGGTTTGCTCGGTCCCAACGGTGCGGGTAAAACCTCCCTGATCCGGATTATCAATCAGATTACGGCCCCCGACGAGGGCGAGGTCATTCTGGCCGGTGAGCGGCTTAATCCCAGCCATATCAAGCGCATTGGTTACCTGCCCGAAGAGCGCGGTCTGTACAAGAAAATGAAGGTTGGCGAACAGCTCCTTTATCTGGCCCAGCTCAAAGGCCTGAGCGAGAAGCAGGCTATGGAAAAGCTGAAAACGTGGTTCGTTAAGTTCGACATCAAAACCTGGTGGAACAAACACGTAGAAGACCTTTCCAAAGGTATGCAGCAGAAGGTACAGTTTGTGGCCACGGTGATGCACGAGCCCGACCTGATTATTCTGGATGAGCCGTTTTCAGGTTTCGACCCCATCAACGCCAACCTCATCAAGGACGAGATTCTGGAACTTCGGGACCGGGGCAAGACGATTATTTTCTCTACCCACCGAATGGAATCTGTTGAGGAACTCTGCGATCATATCGCACTCATCAACCGGTCGCATAAGGTACTCGATGGGCCAAAGCGGGCCATCAAGGAGCAGTTCAAAACGCATACCTATCATGTCGAGTACCAGGGCGCCCTGGGCGACCTTCCCCCCGCCTTCGACATGCTGAAAACCACCCCGGTCGAAGACGGATTCCTGCGTACCGATATCCGGATTCCGCCCGATGCGGCCGTTAACGACCTCATTTGCCTGCTGCTCGACCGCGTGGCTGTTCGGTCGTTTGGAGAGAACATCCCAAGTATGAACGACATCTTTATTCAGGCCGTCGGCGAGGTGCCAACAACGTAA